GTTTGTTatctatgaaaaaaatagagggtTTATGCATTCTTATATTCATAAAATGATAAACAATGTTGGTATTTCACAGCCATGGTTTTCGGATTACACACCAATCATTGCATACTTGCACACGTAAACTATTGGATTACGAAATTGAATAAGTGCAGCCAAGAAATTGCCATAGTGATGAAGGAACAAGCTACACTGACACAAAAGTTACCTCAGATTAtatctaaaaaatattgaaaagtGCATCAGCTGGTTATGCTGAAAAAGATAAGGAGACCATTgttatatagtagtattttctaCAAAGAGAGTTACTTGGTTTTCTACTCAAGTTTCCAGCAGACGCGAGTGTATAAGCTGGTCAAAGACTCATAGTACAGGTGCAAATGTTATTCAGCATACACTAGTAACAAGTTATATGCGAATAAAGTAGAGATAGTGTAGTCAGATGATATAAATAAAAGAAGTCCAATGGAAATTTTCTTGAAGTTCCTCGTAAGAGACCAAGAGTTGAAGATCTTACCCCCTAATAGTGTTGTCGGATCTTTTCCATTCTGAAACACACCCAAGCAATAAGCCCCTTCAACCTTCGAATGCTTTATTTTGAAACCGGAAAGAAGAGAAGACAAAACATGAACTCAACAACAGGCAAAGCAAAAAAGTAATGGGGTGTCATAATTCATCAGAACAGGTCTAAGCTTGGAATTTCTCATACCCGGAACAAATAGTTTTCAGGTGAAAGCGAAAGCTTCTGCCCATTTCCAAATACCATGTCAACATCTGGAAATACCTCTGATAATTGGGAGACGTTCCTGAAGGTAAAGTGATAAGATAAGAACATTGATGATGAAAACAAAGGGGGTAGAAATTGTTATCATGGTGCAAGAGTTACCTTCCAGCACCTGCAAAGCAGATGTCTTTATAATTTGGATCTGGGCCACGGATTTTCTTCAGAGAATTTACTTTATTTGTCACCTATCCATTAAAAACATAATTATTCCAGCATACTTTTCCAGGAGTGTCCATTTTAAAGATTTCCATTTTCAGGAATGACAATGAAGAGCtgaataaaaacaaaatgaaaagAATCTGCAATGCGACAACCAAGATAGCAGAAAAGGTGCCAAACAGATTGGCTCGTACACATGCAAAACCAGGTGTTGCCAAAGTAGGAGTAAATTTTTCTGTCTTAACATCTGAAACTAGACAGGTTAATTGCAAAATTGGCATCTAGggaaatatattaaatataaaatagtAAAGTAGCATAGTTAGCAGATGGTAAAAGCAATTCAAAAAAGGTAAAAGTGGAGGAGATATCATTTGATAACTTACAGCATCTTTAAATGCAACAAATGCTTGTTCAGGCAGGTAAGCATATGTGGTTCCACTATCTAAGACAGTGCCATGTTTGCTGTTGAATATCTTTGGGTCTAACCGCAATGCCTTTCCGGCAACATGTATTTCCTTTAACTCAATGTTGTAATACGGGCTGTTGACAATCCAAAATTAATAAGGAAATGTATTAAATATACAGAACATTAGAAAACCTTCCTCCAGCAGGCTACTAAAAGAATCTTCAGTCTGGTgtggaaaaaacaaaaatgtatAATACCTGCGGACAGGGTTTGAATGAGAGAAAACCATGTCAGGAGGAGCAGGCATCCCACCAAGTACCATAGTACCACCACCAACATCCATTCCACCATAGCACAGAGAGAATGAATCACTAATGACACCCTTCTCAACAAGCTGATCCATTATGCTAAGTTGACCACGGCCCAGCCCCATAATACCATCAGCATGTTGACTGAACAAATCTCCTGTTTCGGTGTTTTCACAGCCAAAAACAGCACGCTGTGGCTTAAGTTCACTTTCTTTGCCAAATGACATAATGTCCTCGCCAAGCACACCACTGCTGGAGCTCATTTCAGCATACTGCCTCTCATAAGTGCATTGACTCCTCTCATTATCACAAGTACAATCAACATTGCATTTTACTGGTGAATATGTACTGGAGAGATCAGGTTGGAATCGTGGATCCTACAACATGCCAAACTTTAGTGTATACTAGAGAAAGTTGATTTCTAGATAGTTAAAAAGGAAACTTCAAGTGGGAAAAAGGTGATTTTCTCAATGGGTATGATCAAATACACATCTTAACTTTTTTTATCACGTAAGATATACATCGCATTGGAGAAATCATGCCAAAATATTGTCACACTGTTTGTACACacattaatataaattaaatagtATAAATGCTTAAACTTTTACATGTGCCTCAATGATGTTAGGTGATTCACTCTGCAAACATGACATAGAATAAGAGGATGGTACAACAATGGTGCCATCTAGAATCTAGAAAAATCACAAGTTATGATAAGAATGATACAATTGTGTCAAAAAGATGCAACTATGCAAGTGACAAGAACAGTTCTTTTTAGAATCAGGTTATGGGCTTCCCATTAGTTGTGGACTCCTCTATTACTTATCAGCAATAGTAGCAATCTACAACTGATGGAAGATTTCCAAACTACTCAGATTATACAGGACTACAAGAGAACAGTGGCCTGACTAACCATGCAAACAGTTGCCCAAGAAAAGGCTGGGTATGTAGCAGAAAGAAGTGAAAAATACAGTAACATATTTGCCTTTTCATATGGATATGTTTTCTATGTGACGTTTGAATCTAAAGCCCAAAATTCAGAGAACGATAAGGGAGCAACAAACATCAAATTGCATAGCAATACCAGATGTGTATTCTGGACATGGCAGTGGGTTTACTT
The window above is part of the Oryza sativa Japonica Group chromosome 7, ASM3414082v1 genome. Proteins encoded here:
- the LOC4343783 gene encoding aspartic proteinase 36 isoform X2: MSNCRLTIQDPRFQPDLSSTYSPVKCNVDCTCDNERSQCTYERQYAEMSSSSGVLGEDIMSFGKESELKPQRAVFGCENTETGDLFSQHADGIMGLGRGQLSIMDQLVEKGVISDSFSLCYGGMDVGGGTMVLGGMPAPPDMVFSHSNPVRSPYYNIELKEIHVAGKALRLDPKIFNSKHGTVLDSGTTYAYLPEQAFVAFKDAVTNKVNSLKKIRGPDPNYKDICFAGAGRNVSQLSEVFPDVDMVFGNGQKLSLSPENYLFRHSKVEGAYCLGVFQNGKDPTTLLGGIVVRNTLVTYDRHNEKIGFWKTNCSELWERLHISEVPSSAPSDSEGDMAPAPAPSGLPEFDVGLITVDMSINVTYPNLKPHLHELAELIAKELDIDSRQVRVMNVTSQGNSTLIRWGIFPAGPSNSMTNTTAMGIIYRLTQHHVQLPENLGSYQLLEWNVQPLSKRSWFRDHVVSILLGILLVVLLTLSALLVLIVWRKKFRGQAAYRPVDSAVPEQELQPL